The sequence TTGGATTCCATTTCCTCAGAAATCTGCTTTCTTCTTGCCCAACTAAATGGAACTTTTTTGTCTCTTCATAGGTTACCCTACAGCCTATCCAGCTGCAGCCCCTGCCTACAATCCCAGCCTGTACCCCACCAATAGCCCCAGTTATGCTCCAGGTAAGGAGAAAGTGAAGACAGCAGTGGtgagtggggtgggaggtgaggctctatttggggaaaaaaagcccgAAACACTTGCTGGCCTTTCCATGTCCTTAATTGCTCTGGGCTCAGCCTGTCCATGCTTGATTGTCCAGGGAGTCCCCTCTGGGAACTGGGGCAGTTCAGCCTCCGGGAATAGAATTTCTTCCATTCTCCTTGGGACTTAAAGTTGGCCCATCTCTCTTCTGCTGGAATATCTGAGACGTGTATCCTCCTCACAGAACCTTTTCTGCTCCCCCAGTATCCACACCCAGTTTTTGCTCGGTTCCCCCTGAGGCTGCcgttgacacacacacacacacacacacacacacacacacacacactcacatcctCGGTTTCCCCTGAGGCTGccggggacacacacacacacacacacacacacacacacacacacacacggtttcCCCTGAGGCTGCcgttgacacacacacacacacacacacaccctcggTTTCCCCGGAGGCTGCcgttgacacacacacacacacacacaccccctcggTTTCCCCAGAGGCTGCcgttgacacacacacacacacacacacacacacacacacacatcctcggTTTCCCCTGAGGCTgccattgacacatatacacacacacacacacacacaccacccacccacccacccaccccttcctGGACGTGGATTTGGAAGAGAGTGAGAGACTTGCCACATTTTCAAGCTGTAGCAAGGAActtgtttttccaaaataataaaggccCAACACTCCTTGGATAGAGGTTGAAATAGATTTGAAAGTATCAAAGTTTGTTTCAGTTTGGGAGCAATGCAGAGGTTTTACCACCATCTTGACCCCCACGCTCAAAAAAACAAGCCACTCTCAGCTGGTGCTTTTAATACTCAAGGGGCAGAAGAAAGAGTGTGGGCTCTGCAGTTAGTaagtcctgggtttgaatcctgattaCTCAACTCACTAGTTGTGAGTCCTTAGACAAgttacctcacctctctgagaAATGTGCTACCTACCTCATGGTTATAGATGGTTTTATGTAAGTTCCTCTTCATttactcaacaagtatttatttgctGAATGTCCTCCACACTagaatagaaaaaaggaaggatGCTGTCTTTGCCTGAAGTAGCTTACAGTCCATTTGGAAGCTGACGTGTGAACAAATTCATGGCTGTATGGTGTGATGAATATTGTAAAAGGAATACGTAcaagaggagaggaagtggaggagggaacAACCTCTGCCTGGGGTTGAGGGTGTAGGGGAGGCTTCACAGAGGACCTAGCAGTGGAGACTTGAGGGAGAAGTAAGAggcattcttttttgtttgtttggttgtttttttgttgttactgttaaaAGGCATTCTTTTAAACATACAAAGGAAGAGTTGGGCATTCTAGGCAGAGTAGAGCCTGGGCAAAGACAGGGAGATGTGAGGAATGACACTGAAGAACCTTGAAGTAGTGAGAATGGTTGAAGCATAGGCTCTAGGGTGGCAGCGTAATAGATGAATCTGGACTACAGATGTGCGAGGGCCAGATTTGGAAAGGCCTTGAATGTCATGATAATACCCTCATTTTCttgtttagtaatttttttttaataccctttgttttatttggcagttgtgactttttttttttttttttgaggtatgcgggcctctcactgttgtggcgtctcccgttgtggagcacaggctccggacgcgcaggctcagcggccatggctcacgggcctagccgctctgcggcatgtgagatcttcccagactggggcacaaacccatgttccctgcattggcaggcggactctcaaccactgcgccaccagggaagccccagttgtgactttttaaaataatttatttatatcttatttatttttggctgctttgggtcttcgttgctgcgcgggctttctctagttgtggcgagcagaggctgcTCTGTTGccgtgcgcgtgcttctcattgtggtggcttctctagttgtggagcacaggctctaggtgcacaggctacggtagttgtggtgtgtgggctcagtagttgtggcttgtgggctctagagtgcaggctcagtagttgtggtgcatgggcttagttgctccacggcatgtgggatcttcctggaccaggtatcgaacccgtgtcccctgcatcagcaggtggattcttaaccactgcgccaacagggaagtccctgcatgcattctttttttttttaattaattaatttatttatttatggctgcattggtcttttaaaaaattatttatttaatttatttttatttttggctgtgttgggtcttcgttgctgtgcgcgggctttctctagttgcagtgagcaggggctactctttgttgtggtgtgcaggcttcccattgcggtggcttctcttgttgcggaggataggctctaggcatgcgggcttcagtagttgtgtctcatggtctctagagcgcaggctcagtagttgtggtgcacgggcttagttgctccacggcatgtgggatcttcccggaccagggcttgaacctgagtccccttcattggcaggaggattcttaaccaccacgccaccagggaagcctgccgcATGCATTCTTAACCACAACATTATAGTTGCAGTTGGCTAGAGAGAAATTGAGGTGTTAGACTAGAGCagtcagagaggaaagggagagcaGACAGGAAGAGCCTGAGATTGTGGGGACGCGGGGAAGGGAGAGATTGGAAAGCTCCTGGCGTGTGTAAAGTACTgattaagttttaattttaaagcacACAAAATATCAACCCACGTCTAACTTGATTTTCCccaattttacttttgaaaagtcAACATATTTCTAAGCTGTGACTAAACCAACCCAGACCATTTTCTCACACAGTCCACTAGACAGGGTGGTATTAGCACATTGTGTCAGAAAGCCCCAAACTGGGAGTTGGAAGACCAGAGTTATAGCACTAACTCTGCTACTGATTTTGGTGTGACTTTGGGCAGATCCTTTTCCCTTTGgagttacacatacacacaactggTCTGTGTCATATGTTGGGAGGCTGGCCTCTGCTTTTACCAGGTCTCCTGACTGCAGTGGAGGAGCTGACTCAAGGTCAGAGAGGACAGTGTACGTACTCTCAGCTTCCTCCCAGAGCTGGCCGTTTGTGATGCTGAGAGATGCCTGCAGGATAGAAGCCTGCAAAGGAGCCAGGCTCTCAGGTTTAAATTCCTCTCTGCTTTTTCAAGAAGACCAAGAAGTTGCTTCAGAAAGAGCTATTTTTAGCAGCTCTGAATACCCAAAGATGTCCTCTATCCAGGATGCAGGGAAATATTTCACTCCTTCATTGGTTCTGAAAGCAATGTGGGTACTTGAAGCTTTCTTCCAAGCTCTTAGTGACTTCAGGGATCTTACTTAAGAACTGTTTGGCCCCGCAGGAGGCAGAGCCAATAGAgacttgttttcaaaatctggagACCAAAGGATGGGTCATATTAATGGTAATTTGACTTGAAAATGAAGGGAAAGGATAAACAGGATAACTAatatagataaaaatgaaatacctcctcacaaaaaaaatctgtttatcaGTCATTGTCATCTGTTGTCTCACTTgatttcatagcagcattgtaaAGTACAGTTACTCCCATTTTGCATATGATGaacctggggaaggggagggaaaagaaatTTGAGTTTTCTGAACACCTGCCGTATTCCAGACACTATGCAAGTCTTGTCAcaaatgttagtttttttttccgTAATCTTGTGAGTTAGAGCTTCTTGCCTTCAGTtttgctcagagaggttaaataacgtGTCCAAAGTTGCACAGCTAAAAAGCAGTGGAGCTCAGATTCAAAGCCAAGCTGTCTGCCCACAGTCTGTGCCCCTTGTACAGCACCacgctctcccagaggtctcaggGAATTAAGCACCTCTGCATTGGTCCTGGCCCTCTAGGACTTTAAACAGAGCCTTCAGAGGCCAAAGATGATGGTNNNNNNNNNNNNNNNNNNNNNNNNNNNNNNNNNNNNNNNNNNNNNNNNNNNNNNNNNNNNNNNNNNNNNNNNNNNNNNNNNNNNNNNNNNNNNNNNNNNNNNNNNNNNNNNNNNNNNNNNNNNNNNNNNNNNNNNNNNNNNNNNNNNNNNNNNNNNNNNNNNNNNNNNNNNNNNNNNNNNNNNNNNNNNNNNNNNNNNNNNNNNNNNNNNNNNNNNNNNNNNNNNNNNNNNNNNNNNNNNNNNNNNNNNNNNNNNNNNNNNNNNNNNNNNNNNNNNNNNNNNNNNNNNNNNNNNNNNNNNNNNNNNNNNNNNNNNNNNNNNNNNNNNNNNNNNNNNNNNNNNNNNNNNNNNNNNNNNNNNNNNNNNNNNNNNNNNNNNNNNNNNNNNNNNNNNNNNNNNNNNNNNNNNNNNNNNNNNNNNNNNNNNNNNNNNNNNNNNNNNNNNNNNNNNNNNNNNNNNNNNNNNNNNNNNNNNNNNNNNNNNNNNNNNNNNNNNNNNNNgccctgctcatgtctttaactatgacccgaaggctgacccaacaaaggccctgttCCTGCTCCgatgtcatgccctgacagtgtccccagctaGGGGCCCGATGCTGgacctcactcaggccctgttgctcgcccTAAGTCCGGCCCTGATGCTCGTCCAAAATAAGGCCCTGAGGCTCTCAGTAACTAAGATCTTGACACTATCGCTAGGTCATTTCCAGACAAGATCCCTAgacctcactcaggccctgttgctcaCCCTAAGTCCGGCCCTGATGCTCGTCCaaaataaggccctgaggttctcagtaactaaggtcttgtcACTATCgctaggtcatttcctgacaagATCCCTCTGGATCCAGACATTCCTGAAGCCATATGACCAAAAATCAAGtaagtacaaattaaaacaaaaatgttacttCATTTTTGCCCAgattttctaaatgtaaaaatatcagAAACATCCAGTACAGGAAAAATGTGAGGAAACTCACACTATAAGGGTCATATTGGTACAACTTTTGTGGAAAGCAATTTAGCAATATATATCAAAATCTAAATACAAAATAACTTGACCCATCATTTACACTCCTATGAATTTATTCCACTGGAAAAAATTTCTCATAAATTCAAATATACAAGATTTTCATTGAGATATTATCTATAAGAGGAGAGTCAGAAGCAACCTGTTTATGAATAGCATAGAAACAAAAGATTACATGCCTCACACTGCAGTCATTAAAAAGTCTCTTTCgtccttttcctttcccatactgTAAGTTTTAAGGTTCTCAGGCCCACCCTTTTCTTTGGGAACTAACTTGCAATAATAATACTTAGCTCTTTAAAATACTGGCCTTTCTATTAACAATTGCTAGTAAAAACAAATctcagaaaaggggaaaatgtcccttctttgtataaaaaattaataaacagaaacctcaataaAAATAGAGTCAGGAGGTCAGCGgcgggagctctcatgccctacAATGATAGCAGAGACCAACAGGAAGAACAAaaacttcctcttctttcctggcaagagcTCAGCCAATGAAGACCTATGGACTCTTTTTTgactatagccctcccaacttccttttttcctttataaaagagTTTTCCTCTCCCGTTTTGCTGGGTACTTGCACATGgcttgccatggttgcagacc is a genomic window of Physeter macrocephalus isolate SW-GA chromosome 16, ASM283717v5, whole genome shotgun sequence containing:
- the LOC102983336 gene encoding uncharacterized protein, with protein sequence MLILCNTSLELHVMFCFLRHTAFFIGIYYQVVTHAERNGSKSSACVIDPNLNGLCFPSYVEKDSQLSTMNPVYSPVQPGAPYGNPKNMAYTGYPTAYPAAAPAYNPSLYPTNSPSYAPGKEKVKTAVVSGVGGEALFGEKKPETLAGLSMSLIALGSACPCLIVQGVPSGNWGSSASGNRISSILLGT